The proteins below come from a single Aegilops tauschii subsp. strangulata cultivar AL8/78 chromosome 6, Aet v6.0, whole genome shotgun sequence genomic window:
- the LOC109745221 gene encoding ATP-dependent helicase BRM isoform X2 — translation MQPGGAPSGSSPASSPRPEQPPAPSQQQQQQAQHLGFARNQAMMQQQQHQQQSYQPGMPHGMMGGGGGFPQSSGPMGPFQGQRGLPQPGGPQGLVAGQQYNQSTMQQQQAYMQFLMQQQKSHGMQLQQQQQQQAKMNMAGPSTRDQDAAANPAKMQELMSLQAQAQAQAQAQAQAQMLKRQSEHLQQAEKQPEQGQRAGSSEQRSADMRPPMPPQGIPGQQMSSAGGMVRPMQPMQGQVGMASMGGIPLQAIHAWAKEQKIDLSDPANASLISQIIPIWQSRMAAMQKQNTTNMAAQQQQQQQQQQQQQQQQQQQQQQQQQQQQNQQMLPRQANSDAPINGNNPGQAPLKPRQPPPPSSSVSAGAETKMANPSNLQMQQQFSAQSSNERAVRPPMTMGNAGQMMHMTQSSGHGNKISEQPNPKNTLASSEAMQLQYARQLQQANRATGLTATPGETGGSQAPTQGGRPNSNFTKHQLHVLKAQILAFRRLKRGDRTLPPEVLELIMSPPPLPDPQTQLVSGPPVIPNRERAASVNADEQGRPMESGDKAPEKPLLLKGPSLSKAEVSASEEKTGSASGPMQVTEVLPKEPLRILPVSAPEQSNTAPIKSEQEPERGIQRTPGRSDYSGERGKSVPTDSGSADAEQAKRAASTSSAPSPRDVPRKYHGPLFDFPSFTRKHDSMPPANYNGSLALGYDMKDLLAQEGMMVLGKKREDNLKKISGLLSINLERKRIRPDLVLRLQIEEKKLKLLERQARMRDEVEEVQQEIMAMPDRIYRKFVKQCERQRVELIRQVQQMQKASREKQLKSIFQWRKKLLEAHWAIRDARITRNRGVAKYHERMLREFSKKKDDDRSKRMEALKNNDVERYRQILLEQQTSVPGDAAQRYNVLSSFLSQTEEYLYKLGGKITATKNQQQVEEAANAAAAAARAQGLSEEEVKAAAQCAGQEVMIRNTFSEMNAPREENASVNKYYMLAHAVTEKVTKQPSLLRLGTLRDYQLVGLQWMLSLYNNKLNGILADEMGLGKTVQVMALIAYLMEFKGNYGPHLIIVPNAVLVNWKSELLNWLPSASCIFYVGAKDQRQKLFSQEVLAVKFNVLVTTYEFVMFDRSKLSRIDWKYIIIDEAQRMKDRESVLARDLDRYRCQRRLLLTGTPLQNDLKELWSLLNLLLPEVFDNRKAFQDWFSKPFQRDAPTPNEEDDWLETEKKVIIIHRLHQILEPFMLRRRVEDVEGSLPRKDSIVLRCKMSAIQGAIYDWIKSTGTIRVDPEDEKIRIQRNPMYQAKTYKNLQNKCMELRKVCNHPLLSYPFMNYYGKDFIIRSCGKLWNLDRILIKLHRSGHRVLLFSTMTKLLDILEDYLQWRQLAYRRIDGTTSLEDRESAIVDFNRPGSECFIFLLSIRAAGRGLNLQSADTVVIYDPDPNPQNEEQAVARAHRIGQTREVKVIYMEAVVDNISSYHKEDELRNGGSGDLEDDLAGKDRYMGSIESLIRNNIQQYKIDMADEVINAGRFDQRTTHEERRMTLETLLHDEERYQESLHDVPSLQEVNRMIARTEEEVELFDQMDEEFDWTGDMMKHNQVPKWLRVGSTDVDCVVASLTKKPARNASGSAPDNGDKLEKRRGRPTGSGKYSIYREYEDEDDEESEEDDEERNTPSHPEEEAGESEEEEENDDSVPDDDNKDQSEEEEPNNDDGYDLQQGTGSGKGHKSEEAGSTGSSSGSRRLPPPAPSSSLKKLRSLSALDSRPGTFSKRTSDDLEDGEIALSGDSHMDLQQSGSWNHDRDDGEDEQVLQPKIKRKRSLRTRPRLSTDKQEDRSGADDPTSRQQDTVHPVVKQKRNMPSVKASPASRAAKSTHLSGSGEGSAEHSKQNWSNKVMNSAGTKMSDSMQRKCKNVISKLWRRIGKEGHQKIPNIASWWRRNENSSSKGVAGSTLDLQKIELRVDGLEYSGVAEFIADMQQMLKSVVQHFGYRHEVRVEAEILHNLFFNIMKIAFPDSDFQEVKDSLSFSNPGGGASSTAVPSAKHLASGLKRRSTTTEAEQHGPGSGKHSHHASAGEAPSRAKPDRDSRHSGPGGRDQSLDSPGLPLHPGDLFIAKKKRQERARSSIGSPSSSGPRGPLSPTNTGRLGPAPSPRGARTPFQRDSHPSQQSMPGWGAHSDRGGSSPPGIGDIHWAKPAKRQRTDTGKRRPSHL, via the exons ATGCAGCCCGGCGGGGCGCCCTCCGGCAGTTCGCCGGCCTCGTCGCCGAGGCCGGAGCAGCCGCCCGCGCcgtcgcagcagcagcagcagcaggcgcAGCACCTAGGGTTCGCCAGGAATCAG GCGATGATGCAACAGCAGCAACACCAGCAGCAATCCTACCAGCCCGGTATGCCGCATGGTATGATGGGCGGAGGGGGCGGCTTCCCCCAGTCCTCGGGCCCGATGGGGCCGTTCCAGGGTCAGAGGGGCCTGCCCCAACCCGGTGGACCGCAGGGCCTGGTTGCGGGCCAGCAGTACAACCAGAGCACAATGCAGCAGCAGCAGGCGTACATGCAGTTTCTGATGCAGCAGCAGAAGTCCCATGGGATgcaactccagcagcagcagcagcagcaggccaAAATGAATATGGCAGGACCGTCCACAAGGGACCAGGATGCGGCTGCCAACCCTGCAAAGATGCAGGAGCTCATGTCCCTTCAGGCCCAGGCCCAGGCTCAGGCTCAGGCGCAGGCGCAGGCGCAGATGCTTAAGAGGCAGTCCGAGCATCTTCAGCAGGCGGAGAAGCAGCCAGAGCAGGGGCAGCGGGCCGGTAGCAGCGAGCAAAGGAGCGCTGACATGAGGCCTCCTATGCCACCGCAAGGAATCCCTGGGCAGCAGATGTCATCAGCTGGTGGTATGGTGAGGCCGATGCAGCCAATGCAAGGTCAAGTGGGCATGGCCAGCATGGGTGGTATCCCGTTGCAAGCTATCCATGCCTGGGCAAAGGAGCAGAAAATCGATCTGTCTGATCCTGCAAATGCAAGTCTCATTTCTCAAATCATACCTATCTGGCAGTCCAGGATGGCCGCCATGCAGAAGCAGAACACGACAAACATGGCTgcacagcagcagcaacagcagcagcagcagcaacaacaacagcagcagcagcagcagcagcagcaacaacaacagcagcagcagcagaatcAGCAAATGCTTCCTAGGCAGGCGAACAGTGATGCCCCAATAAATGGGAACAATCCTGGTCAGGCTCCATTGAAGCCCCGGCAGCCTCCCCCGCCTAGTTCTTCTGTTTCTGCTGGAGCAGAGACAAAGATGGCGAATCCGAGCAACTTGCAGATGCAGCAGCAGTTTTCTGCCCAAAGTTCAAATGAGAGGGCTGTGAGGCCGCCCATGACAATGGGCAACGCCGGGCAAATGATGCATATGACCCAAAGTTCTGGACACGGGAATAAGATTTCTGAGCAGCCCAATCCAAAGAATACCCTTGCGAGTTCAGAAGCGATGCAGCTGCAGTATGCAAGACAGTTGCAGCAGGCTAATCGAGCTACCGGCCTTACAGCAACTCCTGGTGAAACAGGAGGATCACAGGCCCCAACTCAAGGTGGTCGGCCGAATTCGAATTTCACAAAACATCAACTTCATGTACTTAAAGCTCAAATATTAGCTTTTCGGCGTCTGAAG CGTGGTGACCGTACACTCCCACCGGAAGTTCTTGAATTAATCATGTCTCCTCCGCCACTGCCGGACCCACAGACGCAGCTGGTCTCTGGACCTCCAGTAATACCCAATCGTGAAAGGGCTGCTTCAGTCAATGCTGATGAACAAGGAAGGCCCATGGAGAGTGGTGATAAAGCTCCTGAAAAGCCTCTATTGTTGAAGGGACCCTCTTTATCCAAGGCGGAGGTTTCTGCTTCGGAAGAGAAAACTGGTTCTGCAAGTGGCCCCATGCAAGTGACGGAAGTTCTGCCCAAGGAGCCTCTTAGAATTTTACCAGTTTCTGCACCTGAACAAAGTAACACCGCTCCCATTAAATCTGAGCAGGAACCAGAAAGGGGTATCCAGAGAACACCTGGGAGAAGTGATTACAGTGGTGAAAGGGGAAAATCTGTACCGACCGATAGTGGTTCGGCAGATGCTGAGCAGGCAAAAAGAGCTGCCTCTACAAGTAGCGCACCATCTCCAAGGGATGTTCCCAGAAAATATCATGGTCCATTATTTGATTTCCCGTCCTTTACTAGGAAACATGATTCCATGCCCCCTGCAAATTACAACGGTAGTCTGGCACTTGGTTATGACATGAAAGATTTGTTGGCTCAGGAAGGCATGATGGTTCTTGGCAAGAAACGAGAGGATAACTTGAAAAAGATTAGTGGATTGCTTTCAATTAATCTAGAGAGGAAAAGGATCCGGCCAGATCTTGTTTTGAGGCTACAGATTGAAGAAAAAAAGCTGAAACTCCTAGAGCGTCAGGCTCGCATGAGGGATGAAGTTGAAGAGGTGCAGCAAGAAATAATGGCGATGCCTGATAGGATATACAGGAAGTTTGTCAAGCAATGCGAGCGCCAACGCGTCGAGCTTATAAGGCAAGTTCAGCAGATGCAAAAGGCCTCGAGAGAGAAGCAGCTGAAATCCATTTTCCAATGGCGCAAGAAGCTTTTGGAAGCACATTGGGCTATTCGTGATGCACGAATAACTCGTAACAGAGGAGTGGCCAAGTACCATGAAAGGATGTTGAGGGAATTCtcaaagaaaaaggatgatgatcGAAGCAAAAGAATGGAGGCACTAAAAAACAATGATGTGGAACGATATCGTCAAATACTATTGGAACAACAAACCAGTGTTCCTGGTGATGCAGCTCAAAGATACAATGTTCTATCTTCGTTCTTATCCCAGACTGAAGAGTACCTTTATAAACTCGGTGGGAAAATTACTGCTACCAAGAATCAGCAACAAGTAGAAGAGGCAGCAAATGCTGCAGCAGCAGCTGCACGGGCACAG GGTCTTTCTGAAGAAGAAGTGAAGGCTGCTGCACAATGTGCTGGCCAGGAGGTTATGATAAGAAACACATTCTCGGAGATGAATGCACCAAGGGAGGAAAATGCATCTGTTAACAA GTACTATATGTTAGCTCATGCTGTGACTGAAAAAGTAACAAAGCAGCCCTCACTTTTGAGATTAGGAACTTTAAGGGACTACCAACTG GTGGGCCTTCAATGGATGCTTTCGCTCTACAATAATAAATTGAATGGCATTTTGGCTGATGAGATGGGTCTTGGCAAGACTGTACAG GTTATGGCATTGATTGCATACTTGATGGAGTTTAAAGGCAATTATGGACCACATCTCATAATAGTGCCAAATGCTGTCTTGGTCAATTGGAAG AGTGAACTGCTAAATTGGTTACCATCCGCATCTTGCATCTTTTATGTTGGTGCAAAGGATCAAAGGCAAAAGTTGTTCTCTCAA GAGGTTTTGGCTGTCAAATTTAATGTTCTTGTGACAACATATGAATTTGTTATGTTTGATCGTTCTAAGCTTTCAAGAATTGACTGGAAGTACATTATAATTGACGAGGCCCAACGAATGAAGGACAGAGAGTCAGTCTTGGCCCGTGATCTTGATCGCTATCGTTGCCAGCGACGTCTCCTTCTCACTGGCACTCCTCTACAG AATGATCTCAAGGAGCTTTGGTCCCTTCTAAATTTGTTGCTTCCAGAAGTGTTTGACAACCGGAAGGCATTTCAAGATTGGTTCTCAAAGCCTTTTCAGAGGGATGCTCCTACACCTAACGAAGAAGATGATTGGTTGGAGACCGAGAAGAAAGTTATTATTATTCACAGGCTTCATCAAATTTTGGAACCTTTTATGCTACGTAGGCGTGTTGAAGATGTTGAAGGTTCACTTCCACGGAAG GACTCTATTGTTTTGAGGTGCAAAATGTCTGCTATTCAAGGTGCTATATATGATTGGATCAAATCCACTGGCACCATTAGAGTTGACCCGGAAGATGAGAAAATACGTATCCAAAGAAATCCAATGTACCAGGCCAAGACATATAAGAATCTTCAAAACAAATGCATGGAACTGAGGAAAGTCTGCAACCATCCTTTGCTGTCATATCCCTTTATGAATTACTACGGGAAGGATTTTATTATCAGATCTTGCGGGAAGTTGTGGAATCTTGATAGGATTTTAATCAAGCTTCATAGATCTGGTCACCGTGTTCTCCTCTTTAGCACTATGACAAAACTTCTCGACATCCTGGAGGACTATTTGCAATGGAGGCAACTTGCTTACAGGCGAATTGATGGAACAACTAGCTTGGAGGACCGTGAATCAGCAATTGTTGATTTTAATAGGCCTGGTTCTGAGTGTTTTATATTCTTGCTTAGTATCCGTGCTGCTGGTAGAGGTCTGAATCTTCAGAGTGCAGACACTGTTGTAATTTATGACCCCGATCCCAATCCACAAAATGAAGAACAAGCTGTTGCAAGGGCCCATCGTATAGGGCAGACTAGGGAGGTAAAGGTTATTTACATGGAGGCTGTTGTTGATAACATCTCAAGTTATCACAAAGAGGATGAATTGAGGAACGGAGGAAGTGGAGATCTGGAGGATGACCTTGCTGGAAAGGACAGATACATGGGTTCAATCGAAAGTCTCATCCGCAATAATATCCAACAATACAAAATTGATATGGCAGATGAAGTCATTAATGCTGGTCGTTTTGATCAAAGAACGACCCATGAGGAAAGGCGCATGACTCTGGAGACTCTGCTGCATGATGAAGAGAGGTATCAAGAAAGTCTTCATGATGTTCCTTCGCTACAGGAAGTTAATCGTATGATTGCTCGGACTGAAGAGGAAGTCGAGCTCTTTGAtcagatggatgaagaattcgatTGGACAGGAGATATGATGAAACATAACCAGGTTCCAAAGTGGCTCCGCGTTGGCTCTACAGATGTTGACTGTGTTGTGGCGAGCTTAACCAAAAAGCCTGCCAGAAATGCATCTGGCAGTGCTCCTGACAATGGTGACAAACTCGAGAAAAGAAGGGGGCGACCCACGGGGTCTGGTAAGTACTCTATCTACAGGGAGTATGAAGATGAAGACGATGAGGAGTCcgaagaagatgatgaagagaGGAATACACCATCTCACCCTGAAGAAGAAGCAGGAGAAtctgaagaggaagaggaaaatGATGATTCAGTACCTGATGATGATAACAAAGATCAATCGGAGGAAGAAGAGCCTAACAATGATGACGGGTACGATCTTCAACAAGGGACAGGAAGTGGAAAAGGTCACAAGTCTGAAGAAGCTGGCTCGACAGGATCTTCATCTGGAAGCCGGAGATTACCACCACCAGCCCCTTCCTCATCTTTGAAGAAGTTGCGGTCTCTATCTGCATTAGATTCCCGCCCAGgcactttttcaaaaagaact TCAGATGACTTGGAGGACGGAGAGATTGCATTATCAGGGGACTCACATATGGATCTACAGCAATCAGGAAGCTGGAACCATGACCGGGATGATGGTGAGGATGAACAGGTCCTGCAGCCAAAAATAAAACGCAAAAGGAGTCTCCGAACTCGTCCAAGACTTAGTACCGATAAACAGGAAGATAGATCTGGTGCAGATG ATCCTACTTCCAGGCAGCAAGACACAGTTCATCCGGTAGTGAAACAGAAGCGTAACATGCCATCTGTAAAGGCTTCTCCTGCTTCCAGGGCAGCGAAATCTACCCACTTGTCTGGGTCTGGGGAGGGATCTGCTGAGCACTCCAAGCAGAATTGGAGCAACAAGGTCATGAATTCTGCTGGCACAAAGATGTCTGACAGTATGCAAAGAAAG TGTAAGAATGTAATAAGCAAGCTTTGGAGGAGAATTGGCAAAGAAGGACACCAAAAAATACCCAACATAGCTTCTTGGTGGCGAAGGAATGAAAATTCTTCATCCAAAGGTGTGGCTGGAAGCACCCTCGACCTACAGAAAATCGAATTGCGAGTTGATGGATTAGAGTATAGCGGTGTAGCTGAGTTCATAGCGGACATGCAGCAGATGTTGAAGAGTGTGGTTCAACATTTCGGCTACAGACATGAG GTCCGTGTAGAAGCTGAGATTCTCCACAATCTATTCTTCAACATAATGAAGATCGCCTTCCCAGACTCTGACTTCCAAGAGGTGAAGGACTCGCTGTCGTTTTCGAATCCCGGAGGTGGTGCAAGCAGCACGGCTGTCCCATCAGCAAAGCACCTGGCTTCAGGCCTGAAGCGCCGTTCCACCACCACTGAAGCGGAGCAGCATGGTCCCGGCAGCGGCAAGCACAGCCATCACGCGTCGGCCGGTGAAGCTCCTAGCCGGGCCAAACCCGACAGGGACTCGAGGCATTCAGGACCAGGCGGCAGGGACCAGAGCCTCGACAGCCCAGGGCTGCCGCTGCACCCTGGCGACCTGTTCATCGCCAAGAAGAAGAGGCAAGAACGAGCTCGGTCCAGCATCGGGTCGCCGTCCAGCTCAGGCCCCCGAGGACCGCTCTCCCCGACCAACACTGGCCGGCTGGGCCCGGCGCCATCGCCCAGAGGTGCGAGGACGCCGTTCCAGAGGGACTCTCACCCGTCCCAGCAGTCCATGCCCGGGTGGGGCGCGCACTCGGACCGCGGGGGGAGCTCGCCGCCCGGCATCGGGGACATCCACTGGGCCAAGCCCGCCAAGCGGCAGCGGACCGACACCGGCAAGAGGCGGCCGAGCCACTTGTGA